GGCAGCGGACAACTTACTTAACCTTTCATTGGGGCAATCTCCTTTCTAAAGAATGAGCACAATAACAAGAAGTTACCTTTATGGAGTTCTCCTTAAGATTAAGATTGAATGAATTCAGAGGGGTAAGATACTTTGgagttgtgcaggacacagagCAATCACTGGATGAGTGGTAGCTACTAGTAGCCCTCTCACCTATTCCCAGCAACACAGACCTCCCAGacccaggccccaggccagggCCACTTTGGGGAATCTATCCACGCTTTCTCTGGGCTCTCTGTGGAGTCACTCTGCTAACAGGCCCCTCCCAACAGAGGTCCCCCATCTCACCTCACTCTCTCACACTCCACCAGCCTCTCTGCCTATCCTCTCCCCGGTACCTGGCCTCTCCTCTTTGCCCCTGCCTTCCTCTGTCAGTGCCCACCCCCATCCAGGCCCTTCTAAGTCAGGTTCTCCACCCACCCCATTCCCCTCCTCTCACTGGCCCCGCACCCGTGGCTTCCACCATGCCCTCAAGGATGACAACGATCTCGAAATCGTCCCTCTCTAGGGCGCGGCGCGATGCCTCCCAGAAGGGGCTGGCAGCGTCGATCTCGTGGCTGATGACGAGCGGAGAGACGAGGAAGAGGCGGTCGTCGCCTGTGTCGAAGCCCACGCTGAGGTCGGTCTGATGCAGCGGGATGAACTCGCCCTCGAGCGTCTGGCGTGATCGGATGAGCTTGGCGCGAATGGAGGCCTCGACGATGTGCGACGAGCGCAGGTCACCCACGCGGAACATGAGGCAGAGGCGGCCATCGCGCAGCGACACCACGGCGTGCGAGGAGAATACGAGCGTGGCGGCTCGCTTGTTGGGCTGTGAGATCTTGACGAACATGCAGCCCACCATGAAAGCATTCACCATTGAGCCCAGGATGGCCTGCAGCAACAGCAGCACGATGCCCTCGGGGCACTGGTCGGTGATGACGCGGTGCCCGTAGCCGATGGTGGTCTCCGTCTCGATGGAGAAGAGGAAGGCGGCCACGAAGCCGTTGAGGTTGTTGACACAGGGTGTCCAGGCCGTGTCTTCCAGGTGTTCCAGGTCGCCGCGGCCGTAGGCGATGAGCCACCAGATGGCGCCGAAGAAGAGCCAGGTGAGCGCGTAGGCGAGCACGAAAAAGAGCAGGCTGAGGCGCCACTGCAGGTCT
This DNA window, taken from Rhinolophus ferrumequinum isolate MPI-CBG mRhiFer1 chromosome 22, mRhiFer1_v1.p, whole genome shotgun sequence, encodes the following:
- the KCNJ9 gene encoding G protein-activated inward rectifier potassium channel 3, translating into MAQENAAFAPGPEEPPRRRGRQRYVEKDGRCNVQQGNVRETYRYLTDLFTTLVDLQWRLSLLFFVLAYALTWLFFGAIWWLIAYGRGDLEHLEDTAWTPCVNNLNGFVAAFLFSIETETTIGYGHRVITDQCPEGIVLLLLQAILGSMVNAFMVGCMFVKISQPNKRAATLVFSSHAVVSLRDGRLCLMFRVGDLRSSHIVEASIRAKLIRSRQTLEGEFIPLHQTDLSVGFDTGDDRLFLVSPLVISHEIDAASPFWEASRRALERDDFEIVVILEGMVEATGMTCQARSSYLVDEVLWGHRFTSVLTLEDGFYEVDYASFHQTFEVPTPSCSARELAEAAARLDAHLYWSIPSRLDEKVEEGKGVGEGVRGGAGVDKRQNGCLPPPEGESKV